In Drosophila simulans strain w501 chromosome 3R, Prin_Dsim_3.1, whole genome shotgun sequence, a single window of DNA contains:
- the LOC6728877 gene encoding uncharacterized protein LOC6728877 — translation MIGEFEDLDIFHDCRSDDEENPDVQVGGGDEVICKQAPRFDDPVQIRAVLERAATATQRLLRCYGGTDCVPTRPLMTLFYPATLEVSARLHTDDKCPCPKDRQCKLIGDPVTLRLPIELNPESGQVKVNIFQPKSIGTFCGCNAPGNQNKSKSRRSSVKWSNKDEVCPDCQEANQAS, via the coding sequence ATGATTGGCGAGTTTGAGGACTTAGACATCTTCCATGACTGCCGCAGTGACGACGAGGAGAATCCAGATGTgcaagtgggcggtggtgaTGAAGTGATCTGCAAGCAAGCGCCTCGATTCGACGATCCTGTCCAGATTCGGGCCGTTTTGGAGCGGGCAGCCACTGCCACCCAGCGGTTGCTGAGGTGCTACGGAGGCACTGATTGCGTGCCAACTCGTCCTTTGATGACACTTTTCTATCCGGCCACCCTGGAGGTCAGTGCCCGTCTGCACACGGACGACAAGTGTCCTTGCCCCAAGGACAGGCAGTGCAAGTTGATTGGCGACCCAGTGACCCTGAGGTTGCCAATCGAACTGAATCCGGAAAGCGGCCAGGTGAAAGTCAACATCTTCCAGCCCAAGTCGATTGGCACATTTTGTGGATGCAATGCACCTGGAAATCAGAACAAGTCGAAGAGCAGGAGATCGAGTGTAAAGTGGTCCAACAAGGATGAAGTATGTCCCGATTGCCAGGAAGCTAATCAAGCCTCGTGA